In Methanooceanicella nereidis, a single window of DNA contains:
- a CDS encoding FKBP-type peptidyl-prolyl cis-trans isomerase, with product MSTKIGDIIKLTYTGRLEDGTIFDTTDETVAKENGIHQEGRPYGPLAVVIGSGFLVQGFEEDITGKKAGYKGSVTVQPEVGFGLRRVELVETIPEKKFGFEVKPGDAVEVEGRMGVVQSMSGGRVKVDFNDPLAGQVIVYEYKIEDVIEDKNTKIGEIIKQYVGKDAKYKVDKDMVTIEVPKGLYLDDNWLIGKFIVSKFLIRFVDVKKVTLIETIDENDFKEEI from the coding sequence ATGTCGACAAAGATCGGAGATATTATCAAGCTTACGTATACGGGCAGGCTCGAAGACGGCACTATATTTGATACGACAGACGAGACTGTGGCCAAAGAGAATGGGATACATCAGGAAGGAAGACCGTACGGTCCTTTAGCGGTCGTCATAGGCTCGGGTTTCCTGGTCCAGGGTTTCGAAGAGGACATCACGGGTAAAAAAGCAGGATACAAAGGCAGCGTCACTGTACAGCCAGAGGTCGGCTTCGGTTTAAGGAGGGTCGAGCTCGTCGAGACTATCCCTGAAAAGAAATTTGGTTTTGAGGTCAAGCCCGGAGATGCAGTAGAGGTCGAGGGCAGGATGGGCGTAGTGCAAAGCATGTCAGGAGGCCGGGTAAAGGTCGACTTTAACGACCCTCTCGCAGGCCAGGTCATAGTCTATGAATATAAGATAGAGGACGTGATCGAAGATAAAAACACAAAGATAGGCGAGATAATAAAGCAATACGTCGGCAAAGACGCTAAATACAAGGTCGATAAGGACATGGTAACGATAGAGGTGCCCAAAGGGCTTTACCTCGATGACAACTGGCTTATCGGCAAGTTCATAGTATCAAAGTTCCTGATAAGGTTCGTCGATGTCAAGAAAGTGACACTCATCGAGACCATAGATGAGAACGATTTCAAAGAAGAGATATAA
- a CDS encoding PadR family transcriptional regulator: protein MADILERFETEVKRGVMQVAVMCLLDQEMYGYDIIKSLKENGLNVEEGTLYPILRRLEDEGLLSSRWETVGPRPRKYYIITDKGKDVRVKLLASLRSIMFAVDKIAVQMV from the coding sequence ATGGCTGATATCCTGGAAAGGTTCGAGACCGAAGTTAAAAGAGGCGTGATGCAGGTAGCCGTCATGTGCCTGCTGGATCAGGAAATGTATGGCTATGACATCATAAAGAGCCTGAAGGAGAACGGCCTTAACGTTGAGGAAGGGACGCTTTACCCCATACTGAGGCGTCTTGAAGATGAGGGGCTTCTGTCGAGCCGTTGGGAGACCGTGGGCCCGAGACCAAGAAAGTACTATATCATTACTGACAAAGGTAAAGATGTTAGAGTAAAACTGCTGGCATCGCTAAGGTCAATAATGTTCGCAGTGGATAAGATAGCTGTACAAATGGTGTGA